In Anopheles bellator chromosome 2, idAnoBellAS_SP24_06.2, whole genome shotgun sequence, the genomic stretch ccggcccggcattcCGTGGCTGCAgcgtcgaggacgacgacgacgatgacgacgacgaggatgagttgtgaacggtggtggcggatgaagacgacgatgaagcAGGACGATAAGTGGCAGCGGCATTGGCCCCAGCAGCCAAGGTACGCTGCTCTTCGCCGGGTTCCGCCGTGTGGTTCGTGTCGCTTACTGTGAACGTGTTTTGCCGCCGAACGGCGTGACTTTTCTCTGTCTGTCTACTATCGGCCACCGTGTCAAGGCGTGTCGCCTGCAACATACATTCTAGAGGAACGGGGAtgtgccgaaaaaaaaacggggaacggaAATCAAATCAGACAAATCAGCTCAGGACAACTCATAAACAAAATGGCGTGCACACAAGCGCGCGAGCGCATGCAGACGCGATTACAGGCGACAGGTGCCGACAGGAAGCGTTAGTACGAGGGTTTGAAAAGCTACGGGTATCCGCAAGGGTTACGCCAGGAGCCGTGCGCTACGTTACGTGTGTGCCATGCACTCCGATCAACGGGATTCTACGACTACGACGGACTATGCGCCTCCACCGAACGCGACCATGTGGACGCAGTGTGTTTCGACTTGTCTTCTCGCCCCACCCGGACTGAATACCTACCGAGGAAGTGCAGCCGGTCACGTGCCATCGACAGGTTGGTCTGCATTTTATCGTGCAACCGTTGGGCGCGCTCCCATACCTCGCCCCGGCCACCCCAGCATTCGACGGCGATGCCacgctccagctccaggatGCCCTTCCGGTACAGCTCGATGGCGATCTCTTTCTGATCTGCAATTGGCGTAAAGAAAATGGGTCAGCAAATTGTAATGTTTAATGCGGCAACAGATTACAAAGACATAAAGGTAGAGGTAGAGGTATTCCTTCTTGGGGTATGTTCTAGTTTGACGAGTGAAGCAAAGGCCACATTCAGCAAAGGCCAAGACCTTTTAAGCTACTCTTTCGTGTTATGGCTCAACGTTTGGTTTAGCAAAGCTCAAAAGGttctttattaaaattaaagcgaactagccaaaataaaaatttaataagaataaattaaataaatgctTAAATTATACCTAATGGTCGTCGGATTCATAATGTATTCGTATCATTATTTCAGGTATCACTTGAATTTCAGTTCTACAGCAACGTTTGATGCATCTTCTGTTGATGGGTCTTGGCAATGCGTGAGGTTGCCAACGAATTTTATAAATGATCAATGTTCGATGTGAGGCCTCGAACACCATTTGCCTTTTTTATATATTATCGTgtaaaaaatgtgtaaaatgaATCAAAGAGTACCACCAAGAATCTTGTCTTGCAATGGATGCAGGATTTCAGATTACCCCAATCATAACTAAAAATTCATAATACTCTTAATTTTAAGTTACTTCATGAATGCGCCTAGTTGCGGGTAACGATTTatgtgaaattttaattttaacaactTTCGAGCGAGCAAAACATATCATAAATATCGAGAAACTAAAGCGTTACACACCAAGGAGAtgaatttttactttttgaaCCCATCTTCCTGAATCGCCTACCAAAGGCTGCACCTAGGGACCTCGCCACTAAACTAATCACCCACTGTTGGGCAGGTTCAACCAGAAAGTCCGTCATCCGTTGATTAGTTTGcggtgaaataaaattagtcCAACCGTAAGCCGCATCATCCTTAGCCGAACTGTTGCCCGGAGCCCACTCCGGATGATTGCCAGCGCATCTCGGATACCGGGTGGACCCCCGGTTTCACTTTAATCCGACCGCTCGGGGTCTAGGAGCGGTTTAGCATAGgagataattaaattttcgctttccgtgACCTTTCATCGGTTCAGAAGTTATCTGGCCCGGTGGCAGGTTAGCTTGCTGTGCTTCGTTCCTCGATATCTTATCCTTTCCGCTTCCCCGAAGTGCCCGACCGTTGGCATTCGACCCATTGAGAGGTatcgaaaaaggatcaaataTGCATCCGTGGGGCTACAGTGTGCCCCGGAAGGCAGCGGTTGCGGCCCGTGCGCCTTATAAGGTGAAAATTTTGGCATCGAATCTGGCGACTGCATCGCCGGACCAGTTTACCGGGGCGATAGTGGTTTGCCGCAAAACCCAAATATGATGCATTTCATTATCACCGGgcgcatcatcgtcgccgttgtcgtcggATGCTAACCAGCGGAGGGCAAATGTGAAAATCATACGCTTGGCTTGTGGTGGCATATGAGGGAAAGCTGAAAAAAACATCATGTGTCGGTTGACGACAGACAAAAACCAACTGCGGAGGGTAATGCATAGAAAATGAGGCACACCGTATTCGGTGCAGAACATGCTATAGAACGAATTTAACAAGGACAATACATTTCTTCTCTTGCAATGGACGCAAAAGCAGTAcagcgccaccagcacgaTAGGAGAACTGAAAAGCGTCCTTAAACAGTAAATCGAAGCTTAACTAAGATCCCAAAAGTATTTGCTGCCATCGCGAAAGTTGAAGTTGTTGATAAAAAAGTTGTTGATCAATAACAAATAATTTTCTAGCGTaaccgattgtttcgttttcagaAGTAAACTAACCGACGAAGAACGTTAAACGGTCACAAATATGAGTGGGGATGATAAAAATAGCAAGGAATTTACAAAAATCTTTGACAAAAGCGAATCAACACCAAAAAGGAATAGCACAAAGCGCAATAAACATCTCAGCTTCGTCCATTAGTTAAACACATCTCAACTAAAACACAGAGTAGAAGGATAATGGGTCCTTTCTGTGCATACCATTTGACCTAGACTTCATGATGGAGCCAAATTTGGGCATGCTCTCATAATGTTTTAGCATTCAGTTCTAACGATGCCTTCATTCTGGCAAAAAGCGCTCCGTGCTGGTGAGTCATTGGTAAGGCTCAATTACAGTCACGAAACGGTGGAATGATCCTGTAAGCTTGCCAATCCAACACTACGAGGCAAACGGAATTATGGTCTGGAGTTGCAGTTATGGAATGGAACTGAAAAGATATCCAGATTTCCGTGTCGTGTTGAGCCGAAAGTGTAACAAAATTTGACGAAAGAAATAATCATACAAAAAGTTATGCGGCTCAAGAATGACGATGTGGCTATTCACCACAAAGTGTTGGCCAGCGATTCCAAACATGCGAGTCAAACCATGAGATTACTTGAGAAGATACCACATATAATTAGCTTAATCGCTACTTTCATTAAATAAGTCTGGCCAACAATAATACCCGAGAGCTGTTGAAAGTGCTTTATGACAACGCCTAGTCAGCTAGCCTCACGTAAGCCTCTTATGGACACCGATCCTGGTCCTATTTGCATCACCATCCAAATCCAGTCGCAAACcaggtgctgctgcacggtgTTCCAAATTAGCGGCCATCGTCGAGCGAGACACTAGCGTTCACTCACCATCTGCGAAGATGCTGGCCACCATTCGGAAGGAAGTCGCTCATTACAGCATATGTGTGGGGAAAGTGTTTCGGAAAAGCTCACATCAACGAGACGCGACATCCCTTGGCATCGTGCCCTGGCATGCATCATCACCTGGACGGTGTCACCCTTTCAGCCCCATTGTCGCtgcgcccccggggggagttTGAAGCGATGACAagtggctgctggctgctggtccAAAGCATAACCCACTCCACACGGACACTGATGGCGGGGTGGTCATGCCTGAGGTTGCTGTTGTCGAGCAAGATCCTTTGACAGCATGCGACCCGTCGGTCGAAGCTTTCGCCCAACAATGGCCGGATGCACTTTTTAATCCAGAGCCCGCTGAAGTATGAATGGAAAAAGGGCTAGTTTGTGGCCATACATCTCCAAGAGGACCTGTGCCGGAGTCTGCTCCTTTATGGGCCAGAGATGAATGGCCTCTCGTCTTTGTTCGCtagcatcatcagcatccgAACCGGTGCGCCCGGACGTAGTTGATGCGAAGCACAGGATGACACCAGCATCGTTGGGCGGTGTTGCAGTACATTCCCTTCTTGACCTTCGGCGACACCCACGCTGCTATAAGGCAAGCAGCATTCCTCGGAGACTGGAACGATGGCTGCGTGGAACGATGGAATTTTGTGTCCCGACCGGGGCGACCCCACCAACTTTGCATTCAAAGAAAACTGTCTTAGCCGCAGAGCAGTGTGTAACTTGCCCAATCGAAAGCAGTAGCCACAACGAATGGGATTGAGTTCGGACGGATGACTTTTTGCCTTCGGCCATCGAGCCCCTCGCCCGGTTTGGGGTGGTGTACTTGGTTCTAGCATATCATGTTGGATCGaaattttattgattgatCAACTGCTGGCTGCCGAAACACCCCTGACTCCGCTGGCGGTCTCTTTTTAGGCGGTCGAAGCGGGTAGGCCAGAAAAATGTACTTCAAACACGCTCCAAACCCGTGAACTGATAGTCGCTGGCGATGTGAGTGCCCACCGTCATTCCGACCTGTTCCGACCAGTGGGACGTGAGATTAATTGGATGCCGATGTTTGCACAGTTTGGATCCCTTGACTGTTTAATGCTCCTCACGattccattcgtttcgcaTATTAAACTGTCCGAAGTGGTTAGGAGCGAGACGTTTTCTGCCTCTGTCCACCATCAGTAAGTGGTTCACAGCACAAGCTGGCTTATCCACCGCCCATCGAATGTGGCAAATGGACACCCATTTGCCACATTCGCCGTTCTGCAGCATCATCGCGCACCGACCGATGTGAAATGTTCCGAGAAGGGTGGCCACACTTATGACCGTGGTCGACGTGAACTTCTGGTACGTTGACCGAAAACCCCGGAGTCCTCGGGAGGAAGTGGCAGATATTTGGGCAGAAGAGTGCGCAGAATCGAACATTTGGCTGACGCCTGGTGATTCCACCGTGCGAAGTGGATGCGATTCTTCAAACGCATGTGGTTCAACAAAGTGTGTCGGAGGTGGCGAACCATACTGCTCGGGACCTGGACCTTGCCCGAAATGGAAACCTGTTCACGAGAGATTAACTCTCGCGGCGGCTCTGAGTCAGATGGTTGGTGCGGCAAGTTAGAACATGTTTGTTCTTGATTCGAGGAAGTCGGGGGTGGAGTGTGAGCCGGGTCTCGGTAAACACACCTCAGTAACATACACCCCCCTACCTTCACCAACAATGGACACTGGGCTTATAGTTGGTgagcaaatgcaaacaataAGTGCCAGTTCCTCtaatggatggatggatggaagcGATGGATCAATTGACCATTACGGAACCTCACGGTAGCCCCAAAAAACGATGCGGTATCTGATGGTGTCTGTGATTAGAATTAATGCGAAGCATGCGTTTAGGTTCGGGTCCGGTTTTGCTCGTCGTTTTGCACATTTTCTTTGGGTTTCATTGATCGAATTCAAGGATTTGGTAAAACGCTGGCCAGCGAACATTTTTACTTTGGTTCCTTGCTTCACAGGCAAAGTCGCATGCAAAGCATGTCTGCGGTTGTTTGTCAACGCTCAGTTCAAATGCATTTTGTAATCATCTTTAGGTAAATATCTGTTTAACATTACCATAACAAATTTTGCGGTGACGGTTGACGGAAGATAAAGTGACCAAATCACTTCACCAAACCAATTGAAATACCATACGGTCTTTGTTGTTGGCTAATTTCTGAACAGTGAAGTTCAGATATAAACATTAAGCCAAGTTATAGACCAATTCATTTTATACGACTCAATTTGATGTGTCGTCCAAATGCAGAGTTTCTTCGAGTAGTAAACATGTATAAAATAACTCCAAACTATTACAACGCTGATGATACTCCGTTCTCTCTATGAGAGATGAAAAAAGCTTCATGCTTAAAATATCTCAAATGATAGTAACAACCACATCGTTTAACAACAAAGTATTGTAACTATCTTCTGAAGCTTGGTACGTTTCTCTATCTTGAAAACCTGTTGAAAAATCTTACGAAGTTTACCGGTCAATCGGTCATATACATCTCATTCATTTCTGTCTCAGCTATCTAATGTTCAATAGAACTGAATCCTTTATACGTCCTTTCGTCGGACAGTTTGAACACTGGTAAGGTAGGTGAGGTTTCGTCAAATGAAGATCCCTCGATttccacagaaaaaaaaacaatatcaatCAATTTCATATGCGGTTgggtgaatgaaaaataaagaaaaataaaactattaaaataaatccttTTATTCTACTCCCTGTATAAAATATGGCAAAAAAATCGTTGGATTGGGTTGGTCttaaaaaactacaaaatgaCAGTGACCGGTTGGGTATAGCACACCGTTCGGTGGACCACCCAAACAATGGAGAACAGAGGTTCGCCTAAAGGTGGGAAAACGTTCCGACACGCACCGGAACGAGCTTCTCACTTGGGCCGTTCCGGGGTCCTTATTTCCAGTCCATTAGTTTTCCCACGAACCCAACGACGTGAGCGATGCACTTGATCTAATAACGGAAGCGCAACCTTCGGGTTCGCGCAGATCCGTTGCACAGAAATAGGTCGACGGCGGTATGTGAAGGTGCGGCTGCTGTCCAGACCGGGAAAATTACAGGTCCGTGTGGCACAAGGCACGCAAGAAAGCGCAATTTTCCAGACCCATTAAAACCGTCGCGACGCGTCGGCTTGGCCTTGCCGTTCCCGGGGACGGCCCTGAGGACCgaagttgatttatttttcattttcacaccGTGCTCATTTCTCGTCAACATTGTGTTGTGGCGTGTGAGGAAAGTTGCTGTTACAGTTTAGCGACAGCGTCTCCAGCCTTGGAATGTAATGGTTCCACACAAGGACCTAATCCATCAGACAGCCACGTGATGAGTGGCAGGACCCGAAGCGAAAGCACGTCACATCAGCTTCTTACGAGAAAAGTTTTATATTCCATTGTTTCAAGAATCGTGAATCGTCTACTTTCTTTGTGGAGGGTTTCATTTTGTGAAGTCTTGATCCCTGGCGCATCTGGCGTATTACAGTGTTTGGCGAAGAGTTCTGATGGAGgtaaaaattgattaaacgGACACAGCGCGGTTGCTCTGGCGATACGGACCGTTTTACGATCGGTATCAGTTTACTCTTGTCAAACAACGCACTTATCCACAGCAGAACGCCCGCAAAAGACCAAACAGGGAGTGGCCAGATTTACGATATTAGTGTTGGGAACGGTGGTAAGCATCCAAGCATGGTTTAGCACATTATGGCCGCGGTTCCAGGTCAGTTTCGACACGTTTTACAATCAGGTACCGTTTATGCTTCAGAAGGCAAAtataaaatttgataaaaattgaTTAGATTTGAGGCATATTTTGGGATGGAACAGGTAGTATCCAACATATTTTTGGCACTTTCTACAGTTTTAAGTTGTGCATGGCGTGTGGAGAACTCCTACTGTGTGACGGAAGTTTCGCTAAACTATTATGCGTAAGCGCTTAACATACTACCAAAAGGACGCACGCCCAGTTGGAGACGGAAATGCGGACCCACAAACTGGCGTTAATACTTTCCATTGCTGGCGCCATTATTGAGCTCTCTTTCTGCCGCTGTTTTCTTCgacccattttctttccttcggaCCGACGGGCGTCGCACGTATTGGCCGAGGGATTGCGCGATCGATTGACCACCGTCCGCACCGTGTTACCGTGCTCCGGTGGACACCACATGGAGCGCCCAAACGCAAAGCATTCGGGCAGACTTATGATATCCTCGCGCGCAGTGCGTGTGCTCTGTCGCATTGGCGGACACTCGTTTAGCACCTAGTTTCcagccgaaagaaaaaacgacgaaacggaacgtgCACAGCAAGGAAAGGCCGCTCCTGATGGCCAAAGAATCGGTGCTGTGTGCGAAATGTATCGTTCACCAAGCGGACCAAACATTGGTACCAAAAGGTGACGCACGTGAACCGCGAACCGGAACGTGATTCACGTTGATTGATTCGTATTTATGTACCGATCGCGATGGCCATCGGTCAGAGTGTTACATCCGCAGTGaatgcaagcaaaacaaaacggacaCACGGAATAATGCAGTGCATCGGTCCAGTGGGGTGGTAATCGATTCAGAACAATTAATGGTAGCGCGGATTTTGGCTCCGCCGCTGATTTGCATTCTGTTGCGTTTTGTATGGCAACCGGCAGTTGCTGCTAAATTGTGCAGAACGTAGGGATTCCGATGGCTTCCGAGGGCCAATGCCCTAGTTCCGGCTACGTGCCctgcaaattaaattactttaaacAAATTACAAAGCCTTTCGGGTTTATGaggggtttattttttgcattttgtgaAGTATGCGAAATAAACTagattttaaatataaaaatgttcaaagaatTTCCGAAAAACCCGCAGATTCATGAATTTTCTACAACAGAGCCTTTGGTCCAGTGCGTTCCTTGAGAAAAGAAAGGTGTCATTGTAAAGGTAGAATACTTTGTCAACATATTTCCTTAATCTAATTCACAAGAAGCCAACTGTTGCGGCACCAATAAACCACTGTTCGAAATTATCCGATGATTCAATGGGGTCCATGAACTAGCCCCATGCTTGTATTAACGCCGAATGGTGTTGCTGACACCATAAAGGGAATCTCAACGActggttccggtggtccgtCTGAAAGCGTGAAAATCACCATCACAACTCGTTAACATTTCCGAAATATCATTGGGACACTTTGAATGAAGCTTGACGCTTGACGCTTGACGCCATCGCCTCATCGTGTaagttaaattattaataacgGTCCGTctggatcgatcgatttttattgttctacTTGCGTTGCTTTTTTTCGGTCGCTGCCGTCCACCATATCCCTCTCGGTGCCATTTAAACGCGAGGCCTTTTCAAAACCCTACAGTCAGCCTCGACAACCGCTAATGTTGGGATAGGGCATGATTGCGTCGGTCTCACGTGCGGTACCCGAGACCGTAGTTAAGCTTCGGTGACTTTGACATGCATTTGACGTGCAGAGCCACACCGCCCGCTAGTGCGCCGACCACAAAGTGGCGTGCAGACAAACCGTTGTGGGATGGTTCAAAGTGTACCGGCAAAATGGCAACAGAAAAATAGAACAAGGACAAAATAATTATGTTGGGGGCtagttttcctttccattaAAGCCAATCGCTCCGTGTCGGTGTGTTCACGTCCAATACACGGTTGCAGTGTGTTACTGCGAGCCGCGGAAATCCACGCCCAGTATTGCGAAAACAACTTCCAAGAACTCGTCCTCGTGAATCGCATGACCCATGGTTGCGGCGAGTGAATGACCTCAGCCAGTGTCAATGATATATTCGGTGGTGAACGGCGGCGACCGGGTGGTTCACCTTCACAGACATGACCAGCTTTATGCAAAGGCACCTGCTCATTTATCACTTTCCCAGCCAAAAGTGGTAAAAGGTTCGCTTCATTttaggttttatttttcacgaCGGGGCCCTAACCAAGCCGTGAGGCGTGGTAAAATTAAGACGTCCAATTACTTTGCAGCTCATTTCTCCCTTCCGACAATGGAAGCTAAAAGTTGGAGCTGTGCTGGCGCCTTCCCGGGTATGTGCGAGTTATGTTTTATGGGTTTCCCCCTCGTGCCACACTTTAATCAGTGCACGGCACAAAGTGCAGCAGAAACTATGCTCTGGTAATGCTcccggaaccccggaaccTACGTGTTTCGAAAGTGGAACCGAGAACCCCCAAACCGAACGCTCCCGTTTTCCACCCCGTTTTTTGGGGCACGTGAGGCTTGAGGCCCAGACGACAAAGGGCAAACTTCCAACTTTCTTGgggaggaaacggaaaagcagCCACAAAACCCCGAGCAACGACACCCCGCCCCGGGTCTGGGGTACGGAATAAGATTAATCACATACCGGCCACCGAGTCGGTGACCGACGAACGAAGAAAGCTAGCTTCCTTCGTTACCGCTCGCCGCCAGTAGGAAACTTCACCTAAGCGTTGCTACTCGAACTCGTTGGTAGAGTCCAAAGGCACATATTTGCACAAACGAGCGGTTCTGTTGACATTttgaaggaaaataaatattgtgcAACATTGACGGCACTAAACTAAACACTAAAAGTTTGCTACAAAATTTCCGAAGGTCGACGAAAGGTTCCTTGTGGCCGTCCACAACAGTGACCACATTGGTTCTACCATTTTGAGGACTGTTCTGCTACGGTGGGCCTCAGTGACCTTTGCAGAAAAGGTACAATTTGCTCGATCGTCTGGGTAGGTTAAAAAGGACGAATGATTTTGTAAGATTCTTGTGAGTAATTCATTGACGAATTGTAACATAAATGCAATTGCACAATGAATTAAAATGTAGCTGTAAAATAATTTAGGTTCTCAATCTTCTGATCCAATAATGGTGAACTTATAGAGGGTTCATTTTTTCTCAGCTAGAGCTACGTATGCAAATGTCTCTTCAGTGCGCAAATTCTCTCATTAATAAAAAAAGCGCTTAATTGAACCGCCTCTGCCACTCTGGCTGACCCTCAGAAAACGTTTCAACTTCATTCTCGCATTCACGAAATGTTTCGGAATGGGTCCAAAAAACTACTCTCACTGGAAAATGGTGCAATGGCATCCGCAAATTAACAAAAGCGGTAGATCGCTGAAGTAGGTCCTCTTGGGCGCGAGTAATTTATGACTGAGGCCGGTGGCAAAAATACTGACCTTCGTTATCTTCGTCGATTTTGAGCGCTTTCGAGATGTACTCGAAGGCGCGCCGATGATGGTGCTTCTGTTTGGCCAGCAGCGGATCGCCGGGACCCACCTGGCTACCGCTGGACGACCGCTGGATGGACATTTCGCGGCCCTCGCCACTCACCAGCACTCCACTGTGCGAACACTGCAAGGGAtgcgcgtgctgctgctgttgaggaTCTTCTTGCTGTGGTTGCTGAGATGGTGGGCctggttggtgctgctgatgctgctgctgctgcagtaagctgtactgctgctgttgctgcgggtGGTTGctatggtgatggtggtggtggcgatggtggtggctgccGTCGGTATTGATAACGACTTCGAGCCCGCACTCCTTGCGCACCGGCTTGTACACTACCTTCGTGGTGAAGTTGTACACGTAGCGAAAGATCACAAACAGCTGATACAGCAGCGAGCGCAAAACGTTAAACACAAAAATGACTGGAAACGAAATGATATAAAGATTCTGCTTGTGAACCGAGCCGGCATCACATCGCTTGGTTCCGCCGTTATCGTTGGCTTCGCCCACCGccgtgccgctgccgccgctaccgccgTTGCCGTCCAGAGTGCCGGTCTCGCCGTCTTCGCCGCAGGCGTGGTCGTGCTgtttgctgatgctgctggtgcgcgATCTTTTACTCGGCGATTTGCCAGCCGCTGTGAGGGTATATTTATTCCGAACCATCGGGTTCCGGCAGCGAACTCGCCTCGGGTGCAACTCCGGGTTGAATATCCTTTACGAGATGTCTTACGATTCCTCCCTTTATCTGCTCGCACCAGAACGGAAGGAGGTGGTATGGTTTTGCGCACAAAACCCCCGGGGCTCTAAGCGCAATGCATGCTACGTGCTACGTGATGCTGCTCCTTCGTAAGGATTCAGCAAAAGAAGATCAAAACACTAGCAACCGTTGACAATGCACAGCGCgtttacaaacaaacgaacgatcTCTCTACCACCACACTACCAAGTCTCGGGTCgccgcgcacacaaacacaaacttcaCGCACACGTACAGTAAGCGGCCGTCGCCTTCTACGGTGCGAGGACGCACAAGGTAACCCGAACAACGGCGACTCCTCTGCAACGGGCCTTCTGGCTACATCCCCCACGGGTCGCGGGGAACCGAAGGACGACCGGGAGCTTGCGTTGCGAACGAAATTTCACTACACTCTAGCTTCTGGGGCATCAAAACGGTGTGTGCACTCGCAATAGGAGACACACTATGCCCTGGGTAGGACTTTGTGAAAGATGATAACACACAATACACAGGAACaaaatgctgctgctacgtTGTTACTAGACTATGCTACGGAACGACAGTCACCGAGATATTTGCGCTCCTAGGTGCTGGTGACTGGCTGCGCATTGCATTGTGGacgcaacaaaacaatggtCAGAATCTGCCTACCAACAGCAGAACAATGGGAGAAACCGATGAGCCACTACAAGAaaagtgtatgtgtgtctgttaCGAGCGGAAGAAGAGTGGACTTCCTCCGGAACAAACAACGTACAACCCGAAACGAAAATCACTACAAACGGTCGGGAACCGAGCTATCTGGTCCGAAGCGCACGCGAATCGCGCGTTACGAAAGAGAACATATTTGCCTTTGGCTGTGTGTGGCAATCGTACGTGCGCCGCAGGGTggcgagctgtcaaaacacgAGGGGTGAGCCAATGGCGATTCGTTGAACCAGCTGTTAGTAATTGCCTTTTTTCATCGAAGTGCAATTTGtacaatcgaatcgaaggtGTGTAAATGGCCATTTGATACgttctattttatttactttccTTGGGGGTTACTCCATCGAACAATTATTTGCAAAGCTACGCATTCTTACCCCCTTTCTGCAGAACTGTCAATGCGTCGCACcatgtttgtttacaaaaacaTAAAGGTCGGAACATATTAAAAACAACACGTTTTGCACCGGTCGAGCggaattgatttcaatttcacggCATTAACTTGTAAGAACAATGGATTCATCAGATGATCAATCGGAGTATTCGCAGGAAGAGAATGAATCTTCCGTAGAAGAGGGCTCGAGCAATGACGACTCAcaagacgaagaagatgatgtGGTAAGTGTAAGATACGAAGCATAGGAATTTATCGAATAGTAACACGCAAGCGTGCTTGAAACTTGTTTCCAGCCCAAACTGGCCGATGATGAGTTTAAAGAAATACCGTTCGAAGATTTGCTTAAACTGCAAAAGAAACTGGGCACTCGGATGTACAACGAAGCGATCTTTGGTAAAACGTCGGACAAACCGTCACAAGCTGAGGCAACAAAGTCGGCGAAGAAACGTAAATCTGAACCAGACACCTCCAATAGCGAGTCGGACGATGATAGTGGACCGGAAGAGGTCAGTGCTAGAAGGAAAACGCCACACCCCGGGAAGACAAAAAAGAGGAACTACGACGAGCCCAACCAAAGACCGAGGGATCCTCGGTTCGATCCACAACAAGGCTATTTtaatggccgaaagt encodes the following:
- the LOC131209343 gene encoding ribosomal RNA processing protein 36 homolog, producing MDSSDDQSEYSQEENESSVEEGSSNDDSQDEEDDVPKLADDEFKEIPFEDLLKLQKKLGTRMYNEAIFGKTSDKPSQAEATKSAKKRKSEPDTSNSESDDDSGPEEVSARRKTPHPGKTKKRNYDEPNQRPRDPRFDPQQGYFNGRKFREDYGFVNDMRTKELKKLQNRMQSATDPEEGAKLKFLVQRTENQIREYAKQRKQDETKRQEKQQARQAIKDGKRPFYERKSTKKARELVEQYDRLKQDGKLAKHIDKRRKKVSAKDRKKLDFST